In Streptomyces sp. TS71-3, the following proteins share a genomic window:
- a CDS encoding molybdopterin molybdotransferase MoeA, with product MTGRSAPRSPQGRPAAPGYATPGGQTPAGSQSGPGHPTTPGGHQTFPQASQVSQAPRTTSPGHQHHHEQHHDHHHDATSWPEARAIAARAGRDQHLARTPRSEEAGAPGGPGPGGRAAHPPVGKADEPEAVPGAGWTGLDAALGLVTAAPLIALTDLPSFDSSAMDGWAVAGPGPWLLVGEDGGAAAPDRAFATARDAVGLLAGHGGPGLLGDGNAVRIATGAPIPHDATAVIRSEHGHADHRGRLYATREVVHGQDIRPRGQECRKGDRLLPGGVVITPAVLGLAAAAGYDELPTVRRPRVEVLILGDELLTEGLPHDGLIRDALGPMLPHWLRALGVEVTAVSRLGDDARALYRAVSGSRADLLVTTGGTASGPVDHVHPTLQRIRAELLVDGVAVRPGHPMLLARTGEHQHLVGLPGNPLAAVSGLLTLAEPLIRALRGLGDPGLSSPASPPPSSSRSSYSSGHSWYRQSPDRGREAVGAWSPGHTAVVRDAVQGHPRDTRLVPVTLSRGDALPLHFNGPAMLRGVAEADALAVVPPGGAEAGDELDILDLPWARGGTAAREAGES from the coding sequence ATGACCGGCCGTTCCGCCCCCCGGAGCCCCCAGGGGCGCCCGGCCGCCCCGGGGTACGCGACCCCGGGGGGCCAGACCCCGGCGGGATCACAGTCCGGGCCTGGGCACCCCACCACCCCGGGCGGCCACCAGACCTTCCCTCAGGCGTCCCAGGTGTCTCAGGCACCACGGACGACCTCCCCCGGCCACCAGCACCACCACGAGCAGCACCACGATCACCACCACGACGCCACCTCCTGGCCCGAGGCCCGTGCCATCGCGGCACGGGCGGGCCGGGACCAGCACCTCGCCCGTACCCCGCGCTCCGAAGAGGCCGGTGCGCCCGGGGGACCGGGTCCGGGCGGGCGAGCCGCCCACCCGCCCGTGGGCAAGGCCGACGAGCCGGAGGCTGTGCCGGGCGCCGGGTGGACGGGCCTCGACGCGGCGCTCGGGCTGGTGACGGCGGCGCCGTTGATCGCGCTCACGGATCTGCCGTCGTTCGACAGTTCGGCCATGGACGGCTGGGCCGTGGCGGGCCCGGGGCCCTGGCTCCTGGTGGGCGAGGACGGCGGGGCCGCCGCACCCGACAGGGCGTTCGCGACCGCCCGGGACGCTGTTGGACTGCTCGCCGGCCACGGCGGACCGGGACTCCTGGGCGACGGCAACGCCGTCCGGATCGCGACCGGCGCCCCCATCCCGCACGACGCGACCGCCGTCATCCGCAGCGAGCACGGCCACGCCGACCACCGGGGCCGGCTCTACGCGACCCGCGAGGTGGTGCACGGCCAGGACATCCGGCCGCGCGGACAGGAGTGCCGCAAGGGCGACCGGTTGCTGCCGGGCGGTGTCGTGATCACCCCGGCGGTGCTGGGACTCGCGGCGGCGGCCGGGTACGACGAGTTGCCGACGGTACGCAGGCCGCGGGTCGAGGTGCTGATCCTGGGCGACGAGCTGCTGACGGAGGGCCTGCCGCACGACGGGCTGATCCGCGACGCCCTCGGCCCCATGCTGCCGCACTGGCTCCGTGCCCTCGGCGTCGAGGTCACCGCCGTCAGCAGGCTCGGCGACGACGCCCGGGCGCTGTACCGGGCCGTTTCCGGTTCCCGGGCGGACCTGCTGGTCACCACGGGCGGCACGGCCTCGGGCCCGGTCGACCATGTGCACCCCACGCTCCAGCGGATCCGTGCCGAACTCCTCGTGGACGGGGTCGCGGTGCGCCCCGGTCACCCGATGCTGCTGGCCCGCACCGGGGAGCACCAGCACCTGGTCGGCCTCCCCGGCAACCCGCTCGCCGCCGTCTCCGGCCTGCTCACCCTCGCCGAGCCCCTGATCCGCGCGCTCCGGGGCCTCGGCGACCCGGGACTCTCGTCGCCGGCGTCTCCCCCGCCCTCGTCGTCACGGTCCTCCTACTCGTCCGGCCACTCCTGGTACCGGCAGTCCCCGGACCGCGGGCGGGAGGCCGTGGGCGCCTGGTCGCCGGGGCATACGGCCGTGGTCCGGGACGCGGTCCAGGGGCATCCGCGGGACACTCGCCTGGTGCCCGTGACCCTCAGCCGCGGCGATGCGCTGCCGCTGCACTTCAACGGGCCCGCGATGCTCCGCGGCGTGGCCGAGGCCGACGCCCTGGCCGTCGTCCCGCCCGGTGGTGCGGAGGCAGGGGATGAGCTGGACATCCTGGACCTGCCCTGGGCGCGCGGCGGAACCGCGGCCCGGGAGGCCGGAGAGAGCTGA
- a CDS encoding alpha-ketoacid dehydrogenase subunit beta translates to MITAETTGSAPAERAVKPATMAQALGRALRDAMAEDPSVHVMGEDVGTLGGVFRITDGLAKEFGDDRCTDTPLAEAGILGTAVGMAMYGLRPVVEMQFDAFAYPSFEQLVSHVARMRNRTKGGMPLPITVRIPYGGGIGGVEHHSDSSEAYYMATPGLHVVTPATVADAYGLLRAAIASDDPVVFLEPKRLYWSKAEWNPSDPPSVEPIGRAVVRRRGRSATLITYGPSLPVCLETAEAARAEGWDLEVVDLRSLVPFDDETVCASVRRTGRAVVVHESGGFGGPGGEIAARVTERCFHHLEAPVLRVAGFDIPYPPPMLERHHMPGVDRILDAVARLQWEAEG, encoded by the coding sequence ATGATCACCGCGGAGACCACCGGCTCCGCGCCCGCGGAGCGGGCCGTGAAGCCGGCGACCATGGCGCAGGCGCTCGGCCGGGCGCTGCGGGACGCCATGGCTGAGGACCCCTCCGTCCACGTGATGGGCGAGGACGTCGGCACCCTGGGCGGCGTCTTCCGGATCACGGACGGCCTGGCAAAGGAGTTCGGCGACGACCGCTGCACGGACACCCCTCTCGCGGAGGCGGGCATCCTGGGCACGGCGGTCGGCATGGCGATGTACGGGCTGCGGCCGGTCGTGGAGATGCAGTTCGACGCGTTCGCGTACCCGTCGTTCGAGCAACTCGTCTCGCACGTCGCCCGGATGAGGAACCGCACCAAGGGCGGCATGCCGCTGCCGATCACCGTCCGGATCCCGTACGGCGGCGGCATCGGCGGTGTGGAGCACCACAGCGACTCCTCCGAGGCGTACTACATGGCCACCCCCGGACTCCACGTGGTCACTCCCGCCACGGTCGCCGACGCCTACGGGCTGCTGCGGGCCGCCATCGCCTCCGACGACCCCGTGGTGTTCCTGGAGCCCAAGCGCCTCTACTGGTCCAAGGCGGAGTGGAACCCGAGCGATCCGCCGTCCGTTGAACCCATCGGCCGCGCGGTCGTGCGCCGCAGGGGCCGCAGCGCCACGCTCATCACCTACGGCCCTTCGCTGCCCGTCTGCCTGGAGACGGCCGAGGCGGCCCGGGCCGAGGGGTGGGACCTGGAAGTCGTCGACCTGCGCTCCCTGGTGCCGTTCGACGACGAGACGGTCTGTGCGTCGGTGCGGCGCACCGGGCGGGCGGTCGTGGTGCACGAGTCCGGCGGCTTCGGCGGCCCGGGCGGGGAGATCGCCGCGCGGGTCACGGAGCGCTGCTTCCACCATCTGGAAGCTCCGGTTCTGCGGGTGGCAGGCTTCGACATCCCCTATCCGCCGCCGATGCTGGAGCGGCACCATATGCCCGGGGTCGACCGGATCCTGGACGCGGTGGCGCGACTGCAGTGGGAGGCTGAGGGCTGA
- a CDS encoding NPP1 family protein — MAVPAIASANVLQPLPQNADGLEQTFSPAYDYDGDGCYATAAIAPDGTLNPGLKLGGDVNGHCHDQAQLDAANTYSREKCNNDWCAVVYASYFEKDQATLGPAAIGHTHDWEHVVVWINNNQVQYVSVSQHSGYQVAASSSVRFDGTHPKIVYHKDGVSTHDFRFANNNDEPPENATGGWFYPRLVGWNGYPSGLRDKLMNADFGDATIKINDARFNDALNNSKPSGIPFDPNA; from the coding sequence ATGGCCGTCCCGGCCATCGCGAGCGCGAACGTCCTCCAGCCCCTGCCGCAGAACGCCGACGGCCTGGAGCAGACGTTCTCCCCCGCGTACGACTACGACGGCGACGGCTGCTACGCCACCGCCGCGATCGCCCCCGACGGCACCCTCAACCCGGGCCTGAAGCTGGGCGGCGACGTGAACGGGCACTGCCACGACCAGGCCCAGCTCGACGCCGCCAACACCTACTCGCGCGAGAAGTGCAACAACGACTGGTGCGCCGTCGTCTACGCCAGCTACTTCGAGAAGGACCAGGCGACCCTGGGCCCCGCGGCCATCGGCCACACCCACGACTGGGAGCACGTCGTGGTGTGGATCAACAACAACCAGGTGCAGTACGTCTCGGTGTCCCAGCACTCGGGCTACCAGGTGGCGGCCAGTTCCTCGGTGCGCTTCGACGGCACCCACCCGAAGATCGTTTACCACAAGGACGGCGTCTCCACGCACGACTTCCGGTTCGCCAACAACAACGACGAGCCCCCGGAGAACGCCACCGGCGGCTGGTTCTACCCCCGTCTCGTGGGGTGGAACGGCTACCCGTCCGGGCTGCGCGACAAGCTCATGAACGCCGATTTCGGTGACGCCACCATCAAAATCAACGACGCCCGCTTCAACGACGCGCTGAACAACTCGAAGCCCTCGGGAATCCCCTTCGACCCGAACGCCTGA
- a CDS encoding TrkA family potassium uptake protein: MRDGDRASLRENRTDRANRTDRAQRADRADRLSIVRSLWHRERSNAHEAEAGRTITLPVEITPPLQQVLRRLSMALLLLVLTTFLVWIDRAGYNDNSDGSVDLLDAAYYSTVTLSTTGYGDITPVSDGARLTNILAITPLRVLFLIILVGTTLEVLTERTRQQVRVHRWRSRMRDHVVVVGYGTKGRHAVETLIGQGIARNRIVVVDAQRKAVEAAANDGLVAVLGDASRTDTLRRAELPSAAQVIVAPQRDDTATLVTLTARQLNRRATIVAAVREDENVPLLKQSGATTVISSSSSAGRLLGVSMASSHAASALESLMTKGSRLELVERPVANDEVGTSPRGCADLVVAVVRRKRVLDYTDPEAATLQRADRVITIRRSLFGTDGG, translated from the coding sequence ATGAGGGACGGCGACCGCGCATCCCTCAGGGAGAACCGGACTGACCGGGCGAACCGAACGGACCGGGCGCAACGGGCGGACCGGGCGGACCGGCTGTCGATCGTCCGGTCGCTCTGGCACAGAGAGCGCTCCAACGCGCACGAGGCCGAGGCCGGACGGACCATCACCCTGCCGGTGGAGATCACCCCACCCCTCCAGCAGGTGCTTCGCCGCCTGTCGATGGCCCTGCTGCTCCTCGTCCTCACCACGTTCCTCGTCTGGATCGACCGGGCCGGCTACAACGACAACTCCGACGGCAGCGTGGACCTGCTGGACGCCGCGTACTACTCGACCGTCACCCTCTCCACCACCGGTTACGGCGACATCACCCCCGTCAGCGACGGGGCCCGGCTCACCAACATCCTCGCCATCACACCGCTGCGCGTCCTGTTCCTGATCATCCTGGTCGGCACCACGCTGGAGGTGCTCACCGAACGCACCCGCCAGCAGGTGCGGGTGCACCGCTGGCGCTCCCGGATGCGCGACCACGTCGTCGTGGTCGGCTACGGAACCAAGGGGCGCCACGCCGTGGAGACGCTGATCGGGCAGGGAATCGCCAGGAACCGGATCGTGGTCGTCGACGCCCAGCGCAAGGCCGTCGAGGCGGCGGCCAACGACGGCCTGGTCGCCGTCCTCGGCGACGCCAGCCGTACCGACACCCTGCGCCGGGCCGAACTGCCCAGCGCCGCCCAGGTGATCGTCGCCCCACAGCGCGACGACACCGCCACGCTGGTCACCCTCACGGCCCGCCAGCTGAACAGGCGCGCCACCATCGTCGCCGCGGTCCGCGAGGACGAGAACGTGCCCCTGCTCAAGCAGAGCGGCGCCACCACCGTCATCAGCAGTTCCAGCTCCGCCGGGCGCCTGCTGGGTGTCTCCATGGCCAGTTCCCATGCGGCCAGCGCCCTGGAGTCGTTGATGACCAAGGGCAGCAGGCTGGAACTGGTGGAACGCCCGGTGGCCAACGACGAGGTCGGGACCTCCCCGCGCGGCTGCGCCGATCTCGTGGTGGCCGTCGTACGCCGCAAGCGGGTACTGGACTACACCGATCCCGAGGCCGCGACACTTCAGAGAGCGGACCGGGTGATCACGATCAGGAGGTCGCTGTTCGGCACGGATGGGGGCTGA
- a CDS encoding TetR/AcrR family transcriptional regulator has translation MTAAKRDTYTPESLLAVAVTVFNERGYDGTSMEHLSRAAGISKSSIYHHVSGKEELLRRAVSRALDGLFGILDEEHARVGRAVERLEYVTRRMVQVLTAELPYVTLLLRVRGNTATERWALERRRDFDHQVAALLKEAAADGDVRGDVEVRLATRLVFGMINSIVEWYRPESRDGGDGRLADTVVRLVFAGLRGED, from the coding sequence ATGACCGCCGCGAAGCGCGACACCTACACGCCGGAATCGCTGCTCGCGGTCGCGGTCACCGTCTTCAACGAACGCGGTTACGACGGCACCTCCATGGAGCACCTGTCCAGGGCAGCGGGCATCTCCAAGTCGTCGATATACCACCACGTGTCGGGCAAGGAGGAGCTGCTGCGGCGGGCCGTCAGCCGCGCCCTCGACGGGCTCTTCGGGATCCTCGACGAGGAGCACGCGCGCGTGGGGCGCGCCGTGGAGCGGCTCGAGTACGTCACGCGGCGCATGGTCCAGGTGCTCACGGCCGAACTGCCCTACGTCACGCTGCTGCTGCGGGTGCGCGGGAACACCGCCACGGAGCGCTGGGCGCTCGAACGGCGCCGGGACTTCGACCACCAGGTCGCCGCGCTCCTCAAAGAAGCCGCGGCCGACGGCGACGTCCGCGGCGACGTCGAGGTCCGGCTGGCCACCCGGCTGGTCTTCGGGATGATCAACTCGATCGTGGAGTGGTACCGGCCGGAGAGCCGCGACGGAGGCGACGGCCGGCTCGCCGACACCGTGGTCCGCCTGGTGTTCGCGGGGCTGCGCGGCGAGGACTGA
- a CDS encoding Lrp/AsnC family transcriptional regulator — MARPRRPEGAPRPDEGAAQQLPPPRPLDAIDRDILQMLQADGRASIRSVAERVHVSRANAYARINRLIEDGVIRGFGARIHHERAGHGASAYITLKIVQNTWRTVRDQLAALPGASHIALVSGDFDVLLLVHTPDNRALRELVLTKLQSIPEVLSTRTLLVFEEEDLEQEI, encoded by the coding sequence ATCGCGCGGCCCAGGCGCCCCGAAGGCGCGCCGCGCCCGGACGAGGGCGCCGCGCAGCAGTTGCCGCCGCCACGGCCCCTGGACGCCATCGACCGCGACATCCTCCAGATGCTCCAGGCGGACGGCCGCGCCTCGATAAGGTCCGTGGCCGAGCGGGTCCACGTCTCCCGCGCCAACGCATACGCCCGTATCAACCGGCTCATCGAGGACGGCGTCATCCGCGGCTTCGGCGCCCGCATCCACCATGAGCGGGCGGGGCACGGCGCCTCCGCCTACATCACGTTGAAGATCGTGCAGAACACCTGGCGTACGGTGCGCGACCAGCTCGCCGCGCTGCCGGGTGCCTCCCACATCGCCCTGGTCAGCGGCGACTTCGACGTCCTGCTGCTGGTGCACACCCCGGACAACAGAGCGCTGCGCGAGCTCGTCCTCACCAAGCTCCAGTCCATTCCCGAAGTGCTCAGCACCCGCACGCTGCTGGTGTTCGAGGAAGAGGACCTGGAGCAGGAGATCTGA
- a CDS encoding DUF6457 domain-containing protein, with product MTALPESGEDAGDDAEAGGGEDAGGGADADRADGAGWPGGVGRPGGGEGTGTAGGSATRGEPAPGRVPALSEAPAPSGGPAPSEAPAPSDVPAPSGGPASEGKPPPGRRTGTRPGAGERDRAADGGGTHGAHGAHGAHGRFPRPEGVLLVDAGGREQPLVGAYLSEPLRREIALLAAEHGGLTGLPLRLLTAELSLTRMSDPVASFDCDTWDDIATARSRIREHGHVLDEWMTAVKDELGLDLDVDTGLLLDLTRDVAHGVARPAAPLTSFLVGYAAALNGGGREAVAEATRKAAALAVRWEDEDRPEKDGDRPEKPEAG from the coding sequence CTGACGGCACTCCCCGAGAGCGGTGAGGACGCCGGTGACGATGCGGAGGCCGGTGGCGGTGAGGATGCCGGTGGCGGTGCAGACGCCGACAGGGCTGATGGGGCCGGTTGGCCCGGTGGCGTCGGTCGGCCCGGTGGGGGCGAAGGCACGGGTACCGCCGGCGGGAGCGCCACGCGTGGAGAGCCCGCTCCTGGCCGAGTGCCGGCCCTGAGTGAAGCCCCTGCCCCGAGTGGCGGGCCCGCCCCGAGTGAAGCGCCCGCCCCGAGTGACGTACCTGCTCCGAGTGGCGGGCCCGCTTCGGAGGGAAAGCCCCCTCCGGGCAGGCGGACCGGGACACGCCCGGGCGCCGGCGAGCGCGATCGAGCCGCCGACGGTGGTGGCACACACGGAGCTCACGGCGCACATGGCGCACACGGCAGATTTCCGCGCCCCGAGGGCGTGCTGCTCGTGGACGCCGGGGGGCGGGAACAGCCGCTGGTCGGGGCCTATCTGAGTGAGCCGCTGCGGCGTGAGATCGCGCTGCTCGCGGCCGAACACGGCGGTCTGACGGGGCTGCCGTTGCGGCTGCTCACCGCGGAACTTTCCCTCACACGAATGTCCGACCCGGTAGCGTCGTTCGACTGCGACACCTGGGATGACATTGCCACCGCGCGATCACGGATCAGGGAGCATGGGCACGTGCTGGATGAATGGATGACCGCAGTCAAGGATGAGCTCGGCCTCGATCTGGATGTCGACACGGGCCTCCTGCTCGACCTCACCCGCGACGTGGCGCACGGTGTGGCCAGGCCCGCGGCGCCGCTGACGTCCTTCCTCGTCGGCTACGCAGCCGCACTGAACGGCGGTGGCCGTGAGGCGGTCGCCGAGGCGACCCGCAAGGCGGCCGCGCTCGCTGTCCGCTGGGAGGACGAGGACCGACCCGAGAAGGACGGGGACCGGCCCGAGAAACCGGAGGCGGGATGA
- the pdhA gene encoding pyruvate dehydrogenase (acetyl-transferring) E1 component subunit alpha, producing the protein MEQRDAYRPTPPPAWQPRTDPAPLLPEPTPYRALGTDAVREADPALLRALYAHLVRGRRYNTQATALTRQGRLAVYPSSTGQEACEVAAALVLEERDWLFPSYRDTLAAVARGLDPAQALSLLRGDWHTGYDPREHRIAPLCTPLATQLPHAVGVAHAARLKGDDVVALAMVGDGGTSEGDFHEALNFAAVWQAPVVFLVQNNGFAISVPLAKQTAAPSLAHKAVGYGMPGRLVDGNDALAVHQVLAEAVRRAREGGGPTLVEAVTYRLEAHTNADDATRYRADDEVTAWRAHDPIALMERELTERGLLDEAGKAAVRDEAEAMAAALRAHMNEEPVLDPMELFTHVFAEQTGQLREQAAQLRAELAAEAEGPAAGVPAQATGAPAAAGDSRPGTGTDASGTGAEGTER; encoded by the coding sequence ATGGAGCAGCGCGACGCGTACCGGCCGACTCCGCCGCCGGCCTGGCAGCCGCGGACCGACCCCGCCCCCCTGCTGCCCGAGCCGACCCCGTACCGCGCCCTGGGAACGGACGCCGTCCGGGAGGCCGACCCGGCCCTGCTCCGGGCTCTCTACGCCCACCTGGTCCGCGGCCGCAGGTACAACACGCAGGCCACCGCGCTCACCCGCCAGGGCCGGCTGGCCGTCTACCCGTCGAGCACCGGGCAGGAGGCCTGCGAGGTGGCCGCCGCGCTGGTGCTCGAAGAGCGGGACTGGCTCTTCCCCAGCTACCGGGACACGCTCGCCGCCGTGGCCCGCGGCCTGGACCCGGCGCAGGCGCTCTCGCTGCTGCGCGGCGACTGGCATACCGGCTACGACCCGCGAGAGCACCGCATCGCCCCGCTGTGCACCCCCCTCGCCACCCAGCTCCCGCACGCGGTGGGCGTCGCCCACGCGGCCCGCCTCAAGGGCGACGACGTCGTGGCCCTGGCCATGGTCGGCGACGGCGGCACCAGCGAGGGCGACTTTCACGAGGCGCTCAACTTCGCCGCCGTCTGGCAGGCCCCCGTGGTCTTCCTGGTGCAGAACAACGGCTTCGCCATCTCCGTGCCGCTCGCCAAGCAGACCGCGGCGCCGTCGCTGGCCCACAAGGCCGTCGGCTACGGCATGCCGGGCCGCCTGGTGGACGGCAACGACGCGCTCGCCGTGCACCAGGTCCTGGCCGAGGCCGTGCGCCGCGCGCGCGAGGGCGGCGGCCCCACCCTCGTCGAAGCGGTCACCTACCGCCTGGAAGCACACACGAACGCCGACGACGCCACCCGCTACCGCGCCGACGACGAGGTCACGGCCTGGCGGGCGCACGATCCCATCGCCCTCATGGAGCGCGAGCTGACCGAGCGCGGGCTGCTGGACGAGGCGGGGAAGGCGGCCGTGCGCGACGAGGCCGAGGCGATGGCGGCCGCCCTGCGCGCGCACATGAACGAAGAACCGGTGCTGGACCCGATGGAACTGTTCACGCACGTCTTCGCCGAGCAGACGGGCCAGCTCAGGGAGCAGGCAGCACAGTTGCGCGCCGAGCTGGCGGCCGAGGCGGAAGGCCCGGCGGCCGGCGTCCCGGCCCAGGCAACCGGCGCCCCCGCGGCGGCGGGCGACAGCCGGCCCGGCACCGGCACGGACGCGTCCGGCACCGGCGCGGAGGGGACGGAGCGATGA
- a CDS encoding 2-oxo acid dehydrogenase subunit E2 — protein sequence MSQAFDMHSLEFRLPDLGEGLTEAEIVRWLVEVGDFVAVDQPVVEVETAKAMVEVPCPYGGVVTARFGEEGTELPVGAPLLTVAVGPPADGARPGTAAGGTRVPAQVSGFGAGAPGAGGAERAEHGGRTEAGERADSASRGLADSEQARRDKDAGRAAPAADRPGSGAGRTPADHGAAQAPDTSENGGRPTQDTADSPQGEAANAADGGRARTTADATGTRQAEPAEPAGRESGRPSSGAEESSGNVLVGYGTAAAPARRRRVRPPEPAQNRGPVPVISPLVRKLARDHGLDLRELAGSGPDGLILRADVEYAVRAAAGTRAPETSRTAPTRPAPTAPSAPAGRPPSQAEPPDRATPTGQTVGAGQTVSAGQAAGGDTGSRSRPEARSGERIPLRGVRGAVAEKMARSRREIPEATCWVDADATELLAARAAMNAVAGPKISVLALFARICTAALARHPELNSTVDAEAREIVRFDDVHLGFAAQTDRGLVVPVVRDAQGRDAESLSVELARLTDAARAGTLSPAELTGGTFTLNNYGVFGVDGSTPIINHPEAAMLGVGRITPKPWVHEGELAVRQVVQLSLTFDHRVCDGGTAAGFLRFVTECVEQPAVLLRTL from the coding sequence ATGAGTCAGGCCTTTGACATGCACAGCCTGGAGTTCAGGCTGCCCGACCTGGGGGAGGGGCTCACCGAGGCCGAGATCGTCCGCTGGCTGGTGGAGGTCGGCGATTTCGTCGCGGTCGACCAGCCCGTGGTCGAGGTGGAGACCGCCAAGGCCATGGTCGAGGTGCCCTGCCCCTATGGCGGTGTGGTCACGGCCCGCTTCGGCGAGGAGGGCACCGAGCTGCCCGTGGGCGCCCCGCTGCTGACCGTCGCGGTGGGCCCGCCGGCCGACGGCGCGAGGCCCGGCACGGCCGCGGGGGGCACCCGGGTGCCGGCGCAGGTTTCCGGGTTCGGAGCGGGCGCTCCGGGCGCGGGCGGAGCCGAGCGGGCCGAGCACGGCGGGCGGACCGAGGCGGGCGAGCGGGCCGATTCCGCTTCCCGTGGCCTCGCGGACTCCGAGCAGGCCCGGCGTGACAAGGACGCCGGGCGTGCCGCGCCGGCCGCGGACCGGCCGGGCTCCGGTGCCGGCCGGACGCCCGCCGACCACGGCGCAGCGCAGGCGCCGGACACCTCGGAGAACGGCGGGCGGCCCACCCAGGACACCGCGGACAGCCCGCAGGGAGAAGCGGCAAACGCTGCGGATGGCGGCCGGGCCAGGACGACCGCGGACGCCACCGGTACCCGGCAGGCCGAGCCCGCCGAGCCCGCCGGCCGGGAGTCGGGGCGCCCGTCGTCGGGCGCAGAGGAGAGCTCCGGCAACGTCCTCGTCGGATATGGCACGGCAGCCGCGCCGGCGCGCCGGCGCAGGGTGCGTCCGCCGGAGCCGGCGCAGAACAGGGGCCCGGTCCCGGTCATCTCGCCGCTGGTGCGCAAGCTGGCCCGCGATCACGGTCTCGACCTGCGCGAGCTGGCCGGATCAGGGCCCGACGGGCTGATCCTGCGGGCCGACGTGGAGTACGCGGTCCGGGCCGCCGCCGGTACCCGGGCGCCCGAGACTTCCCGCACGGCCCCCACGCGGCCGGCGCCCACAGCCCCGTCCGCTCCCGCGGGCCGGCCCCCGTCCCAGGCAGAGCCCCCCGACCGGGCCACGCCCACCGGGCAGACGGTCGGCGCGGGGCAGACGGTCAGTGCTGGTCAGGCGGCGGGCGGGGACACGGGCAGCCGCTCCCGCCCAGAGGCGCGCTCCGGGGAGCGGATCCCGTTGCGCGGCGTGCGGGGCGCGGTCGCCGAGAAGATGGCCCGCAGCCGTCGCGAGATCCCCGAGGCGACCTGCTGGGTCGACGCCGACGCGACGGAGCTCCTGGCGGCACGGGCCGCGATGAACGCCGTAGCGGGGCCGAAGATCTCCGTCCTGGCGCTCTTCGCGCGGATATGCACCGCCGCGCTGGCCCGGCACCCGGAGCTCAACTCCACGGTGGATGCGGAGGCACGCGAGATCGTCCGCTTCGATGACGTGCACCTGGGCTTCGCGGCACAGACCGACCGGGGCCTGGTGGTGCCGGTGGTGCGGGACGCCCAGGGCCGGGACGCGGAGTCGCTGAGCGTCGAACTGGCGCGGCTGACCGACGCCGCACGCGCGGGCACCCTCAGCCCGGCAGAACTCACCGGCGGCACCTTCACGTTGAACAACTACGGCGTGTTCGGTGTCGACGGATCCACCCCGATCATCAACCACCCCGAGGCGGCCATGCTCGGCGTCGGCAGGATCACCCCCAAACCCTGGGTGCACGAGGGGGAGCTGGCGGTGCGCCAGGTGGTGCAGCTCTCGCTCACGTTCGACCACCGGGTGTGCGACGGCGGCACGGCGGCCGGCTTCCTCCGCTTCGTCACCGAGTGCGTGGAGCAGCCTGCGGTGTTGCTGCGCACCCTGTGA